ATTTTCTAATTGTAAGAAGAATATGTCATTATTATAAGGGGAATTTATATGTTGTGATTCATCATATTCATTCCATTTGTATCTATGTATATATGTATAAACCACCATGAAATACATGTATAGGATTTACCGTCGTCCTTTAAGATTTCTTCCTTGAACTCCTGAAAAGTGGCAGTTGAAGTCAAAGAGAGTTTTGGGCAATTGATAACAGTACAATGCCTTACAATCTGTGATTCAATCAATTGGCAGAGTTTTGGCAGCTGCCTGAACATTACATATTTCAGTTTTGGAAGCTCAACTTTCTTTTCTCCTATCTCATAACCACCATTTCCTTGTTCACATCCTATTAGTTCTTCTAGCTTTGAGGCTCTACTTATGATCAGAGCAACTAGGTTGGGAAGATCATTACATCtagagaaagagatgaaacgTTTCAATTTGTGGCATTCTTCGACGAAGAGTAATTCTAGCTTTGGGAAGCATGGTTGTGGCTGTTGAGAAGGAAGATTTGATAATTTGTCATTCTCCACTTCCTCCTCAACAATCTGCTTCAATTCTTTGCATTCTCTTATAACTAAAATCTTCAACTCACATAGGCATCTTGAAACACGCGCATGAAAAATTACATCTACTTTTTCACATCCTGTTATGTTTAAAAATGCAAGTTTTTTGAATTTAGAAGGGTCTTTGAAAGACATGCAAATATATGTCAACTGAGGTAGATTTTCCAAGTCCTGTAAAATAGGAAGAGGAAATGTGTAAAATGAATTTGTGTTCAAGAAATggcaaacaaaaaataattaaataaatgaaaaaaaaaataattttcatataCTATAGTTGAttaaaatttcatttatttCATCTATTAAAATACATGATGATGTTAACCACATGATAAAAACAAATAACTAAAAAAAATCCAACGGGTGATTATGTTATACCTTTTTTTCTTCGTGATCGTACCAATTTTCTATCTTCCTGCAAGTTCTGATAGACTTTGTGGCAAATTCTGGACAGCTTATCAAACAGAACTTTTGCAGAGATGGCAACCTTGGATAACAATTGTCTGGGAAAATGCTAATTGCTTGTGGCAAGTCTTCAAGCCAAAGAAAATTCAAAGCAGGAATCTCGATATCGAGTTCATTTCCACTCTGAGGTCCAAGTGAGTTTCTTCCAAATACATATTTTAATGCatcatttttcaaaatatgCAAAGTCTCTAACTGTACAAGGCCTTGGGCAACAGTGACCGGGATTAtatattctatctttccacatTTATAGACCCTGAGGAACTCTAATTTTGAGAACACCAAACTATTATCATATGGACTTATATCCTCTGTGTCATCCTCTACTAATATATGCTTCAAACCATGGCATTCTTCTATCCACAAAGTTTTCAGCTCTGCTAGACTTCGAGCTACTACAGTTGTGAAAAGATATGTAACCTCTGGGCAGTTAATTAAGTGCAGCTCTTCTAATTTCTGGAAAGGGTCGCTCGAAGGTAAATGACCGTGGCATAGAGTTATTAAGTGATCCATATCAtaaattttcagaacaagcaaTTCAGGGAAGAGATTTCCAACCTCGCTCAAATGATTGCTAGTGTCAATTAAGTACTTTATCTCCTTGGAGTTTCTTATCTTAACATACTTCAACTCATTCatacttcctcctcctcctcctcctcctcctcctaatTGAATTATGTCAGGCATAAAATTTTTCGCGCCTCCCTCAATCTGTTTTAAAGTCAAATACTCTGCTCTTTCGGCCAAAACCTTTGCTGCTGCATATGATGTATGAAAATAACCAAGCACCAAAATTTTCTGATAAGGAATGTACCTTAGCGGCTCAAATTCGAAAATAGGATATGGGATGTCATTTCCTTGTATCACATACCTTTTCAGCCCTTGGACCACACTACACTTGTTAAAGAGTTCAGCAACATTTTCATTGTAGTGATCCCATGTTGATGACCAATCACCAACGTACAATTCTTCCAACAATTGGAGTCTTGCAATAGCCtcaaaattattcttttttatGCGACATTCTGCTAAAGCTAACAATCTCAAGTTCTTCAGTTGTGTAACTTCAACATCATTGGGTAATTCAATGAATGAACAACCAAATAATTCAAGAGTTTCAAGTTCCTTCATATCTCCTAAAAACGAAAAGTCACTTAATTCCCACCAAGAGAGGAATAGATATCGAAGTTTGGTCAACGATTTGAATGCCATTGTCGACAATGGATTTCTTCCAGTGGGATTGAGAAGAAGCAAAACTCTAAGCTTCCTCATCCTTTTGTAAATTTCACCTGATATTTCCAATTCTGTTCTTAGCCATAGATATTCAAGATTGGAAAAATCCAATTCATATGGAACATTCTCAGTCCATAGGTATCTTGGTGAATAGTGATCATTTGCAATCCAGTGGGCTACATCACGAACCAAGTCATGCATCTTGACATGATCTTGTCCATCTAACAATAAACAAGAACTTATGAGCTTGTTTATAGTTGCACTGACTTCATTCCTTGCCCCTTCATATGAGTGAATTTCTCCACCAAGGCCTAGCCCTATTGCACATCTAGTTAATTGTTCTACTGAAATTTCATAGTCTTCAGGGTACACAGAGCTCAACAAGAAAAGCGCCTTGGCTTCTTCAGTATCCAAATTATCATAACTCAACTGCAAGCACTTGTAAGGATTTTGAAGACCTTTTTCAACATTCACTGGCTTCGAATTTCGCAAGCTATCCAATGCAACCTTCCATTCCACTTCAGACTTGCCTTTCAAAGTGCTGGCCACAGCTGCAATAGCAACAGGTAGTCCTTTACATTCATCTGAAATTAGCCTTGCCAAACGCTTTAAGGTATCAGAGGTGACTTCAGACAAGCATGCTTGCTTTCGGAAAAGAACCCATGCTTCATCATTCTTTAAGATTGACAGTGAAATCTTTCTTTGACAATCCATCGACGTACAAACTGCTTCTAACCGAGTAGTAATCAAAACCTTGCAGCCTTTATGAGTTGTACTGGTGGGAATCCCTATGGTGTCAAAATCTAGAAATTGCCACACATCATCTAGAATCAAGAGAATCTTATTTTCTTGGATTAACCTTGTGCGTAAGCGCTGGGCTCTCTCCATTTCTCCATTTTCAGGAAATGTATACTGCAACGGGCTTGCAATTTTATCCTGAATCGTCCGAATATCTAATGTGTTGGAGTTGGATATAGTGACAAAAAGCACTTTGTCAAACATAtgttgttttgtgttcatgaGTTCCATTGCCAGCGTGGTTTTACCACAACCCCCCATACCATACAATCCAATCATGGAAACCTCATCATTTTCCACTGCCTCCATAAGTTGCTGATAAGCAAGTTTTCTACtattaaatttcaaatatttgTCTCCAGAAAAAGATGGCATGCTTGTAAGTGTTGCAACACGTTCAAGTTGTATGTACTTTCTCCCTTCATCATTACATTTTTCAATGTCATCTTTTTTGTTTGCTAACTTCTTGCCCAAACGGTATCGCCAGAGCCAATTTGGACAGTAACAAAGACATTTGCTGCTCTTGCTTGTTCTTGCTTCTTTCAGTAGACCCTCCACCTCCTCTTTGAGAGGGTTGGCTTCCTCCAGCCACTTATCCAAAACTTCAGCTGTTTTCATTGCTTGCTTCTTAGCATGTTTAGCACGGTCGTCTACACTATTTATTGTTGTGATCAATTTGTTTTCTTTATGTTGAAGGTCCTCCACAAAGTTGTTGAAGCAGCAAGGATAACATAATTCATCTACTGCTCCACACACCAAATCTTTTCCAAACGCAGACGCGAAGCACGAAAGCCAGTCCATCATTTACTTTTCAAAGTGCAGCTTAATTCACCTGAAAATGAGAGATCAACATGTTGTAATGATTCACAAAGCTTTAAAAGCATTATTGTAATTCATTTATTAGGTTTAATGCTATGGCCAAACCTGATTCAGCTTCCTTTATCCTCCTAGCTGTAGtatatttgaaattaaattCAAGTTCTCTTGCAGCataacaaaatgaaaatgaagcaTTGATTGCTTCTTGAAAATAAAGGAGTATTGTTTTAAAAAAGTTAAGCATCAGATAGAATTATGCTCTGCCCCATGCCCCTATGATTAACAATGTGTTGTTGCTTAATTGCTTACCTTTTTAGGATTTTTTAAGAGGTCATGTTTTTTAGATAATTAGAGAAGGATCTTAGGTTAGTTTTATCAACATTCAGAAAGTTTTATAGTGGTAGCCTAATTTTTTAGTATGTTTAGTAACTTGGCTAcatttaatgtattttatatttcttttgCTGCTAGTTTCCCATCAGTTAAGCGCTAAATAGAGCTGGTGTACAAAGGCTCCAATGGTTATGCATTAGTAGGGTTCGGTGCTTAGAGCTTGGGTGCTGGCAATTCAAATTCTAATGAAAAATATAAGTCTGGAGGCTTTAGGGGGAAAAGGGGGATTTATCAGATGTTTTTGGAGGCAGAGGAAGCTAGAGAGCAGTGGCTAAATCAGTAAATCTGAAAAGTTGAAGCATCAATTCATTTAAGCAGTGGTGTAtcctttttgtttgtttttctca
This is a stretch of genomic DNA from Lotus japonicus ecotype B-129 chromosome 1, LjGifu_v1.2. It encodes these proteins:
- the LOC130732926 gene encoding uncharacterized protein LOC130732926 isoform X1, producing MMDWLSCFASAFGKDLVCGAVDELCYPCCFNNFVEDLQHKENKLITTINSVDDRAKHAKKQAMKTAEVLDKWLEEANPLKEEVEGLLKEARTSKSSKCLCYCPNWLWRYRLGKKLANKKDDIEKCNDEGRKYIQLERVATLTSMPSFSGDKYLKFNSRKLAYQQLMEAVENDEVSMIGLYGMGGCGKTTLAMELMNTKQHMFDKVLFVTISNSNTLDIRTIQDKIASPLQYTFPENGEMERAQRLRTRLIQENKILLILDDVWQFLDFDTIGIPTSTTHKGCKVLITTRLEAVCTSMDCQRKISLSILKNDEAWVLFRKQACLSEVTSDTLKRLARLISDECKGLPVAIAAVASTLKGKSEVEWKVALDSLRNSKPVNVEKGLQNPYKCLQLSYDNLDTEEAKALFLLSSVYPEDYEISVEQLTRCAIGLGLGGEIHSYEGARNEVSATINKLISSCLLLDGQDHVKMHDLVRDVAHWIANDHYSPRYLWTENVPYELDFSNLEYLWLRTELEISGEIYKRMRKLRVLLLLNPTGRNPLSTMAFKSLTKLRYLFLSWWELSDFSFLGDMKELETLELFGCSFIELPNDVEVTQLKNLRLLALAECRIKKNNFEAIARLQLLEELYVGDWSSTWDHYNENVAELFNKCSVVQGLKRYVIQGNDIPYPIFEFEPLRYIPYQKILVLGYFHTSYAAAKVLAERAEYLTLKQIEGGAKNFMPDIIQLGGGGGGGGGSMNELKYVKIRNSKEIKYLIDTSNHLSEVGNLFPELLVLKIYDMDHLITLCHGHLPSSDPFQKLEELHLINCPEVTYLFTTVVARSLAELKTLWIEECHGLKHILVEDDTEDISPYDNSLVFSKLEFLRVYKCGKIEYIIPVTVAQGLVQLETLHILKNDALKYVFGRNSLGPQSGNELDIEIPALNFLWLEDLPQAISIFPDNCYPRLPSLQKFCLISCPEFATKSIRTCRKIENWYDHEEKKDLENLPQLTYICMSFKDPSKFKKLAFLNITGCEKVDVIFHARVSRCLCELKILVIRECKELKQIVEEEVENDKLSNLPSQQPQPCFPKLELLFVEECHKLKRFISFSRCNDLPNLVALIISRASKLEELIGCEQGNGGYEIGEKKVELPKLKYVMFRQLPKLCQLIESQIVRHCTVINCPKLSLTSTATFQEFKEEILKDDVSQISGIESWELRDIINSVIRGENSIEQAQAASGSELASSQINEESKKEFIEEVSSSEKKDPMPKTSSTLGKTVSEDNQIQSESTAPESSKFVESEKRKQSDTTLKIVEAEIAPISSPNLIDSIEETKRANTGKDPALDKPAIPSSGSELRGPSPTSLTTPLHKVPLHKLVDQEQTSLQGVLEKQVTLGETISIEDIGKETVQEGNASNETRMKTLSTGVEGIGEGSNMMNKEGMIGVVSNDSIEVPTGACTNFAGMDDAQVAINNAQLKSCPYSGINLRQTETDIDIESADHPINIDDLCVSELASEHSSTKDNLVAKTVVDLEESLNMPLKDIARSEANCIRLLTALKFLSHLSLKDAALPDGLKTIIDSMHKELPSILCSFKQAFVTIEKFAVIGAHQNEAANNLVSKISKVKDFLDEAQQKEAVLKGEIIRLKKEMNDREADLSSLQEEKKKCIQESIGYKRDFGNVSKDISQMVEDQRKARQELFAVDYKWSALCSQFHHNRIVNRNHS
- the LOC130732926 gene encoding uncharacterized protein LOC130732926 isoform X4: MMDWLSCFASAFGKDLVCGAVDELCYPCCFNNFVEDLQHKENKLITTINSVDDRAKHAKKQAMKTAEVLDKWLEEANPLKEEVEGLLKEARTSKSSKCLCYCPNWLWRYRLGKKLANKKDDIEKCNDEGRKYIQLERVATLTSMPSFSGDKYLKFNSRKLAYQQLMEAVENDEVSMIGLYGMGGCGKTTLAMELMNTKQHMFDKVLFVTISNSNTLDIRTIQDKIASPLQYTFPENGEMERAQRLRTRLIQENKILLILDDVWQFLDFDTIGIPTSTTHKGCKVLITTRLEAVCTSMDCQRKISLSILKNDEAWVLFRKQACLSEVTSDTLKRLARLISDECKGLPVAIAAVASTLKGKSEVEWKVALDSLRNSKPVNVEKGLQNPYKCLQLSYDNLDTEEAKALFLLSSVYPEDYEISVEQLTRCAIGLGLGGEIHSYEGARNEVSATINKLISSCLLLDGQDHVKMHDLVRDVAHWIANDHYSPRYLWTENVPYELDFSNLEYLWLRTELEISGEIYKRMRKLRVLLLLNPTGRNPLSTMAFKSLTKLRYLFLSWWELSDFSFLGDMKELETLELFGCSFIELPNDVEVTQLKNLRLLALAECRIKKNNFEAIARLQLLEELYVGDWSSTWDHYNENVAELFNKCSVVQGLKRYVIQGNDIPYPIFEFEPLRYIPYQKILVLGYFHTSYAAAKVLAERAEYLTLKQIEGGAKNFMPDIIQLGGGGGGGGGSMNELKYVKIRNSKEIKYLIDTSNHLSEVGNLFPELLVLKIYDMDHLITLCHGHLPSSDPFQKLEELHLINCPEVTYLFTTVVARSLAELKTLWIEECHGLKHILVEDDTEDISPYDNSLVFSKLEFLRVYKCGKIEYIIPVTVAQGLVQLETLHILKNDALKYVFGRNSLGPQSGNELDIEIPALNFLWLEDLPQAISIFPDNCYPRLPSLQKFCLISCPEFATKSIRTCRKIENWYDHEEKKDLENLPQLTYICMSFKDPSKFKKLAFLNITGCEKVDVIFHARVSRCLCELKILVIRECKELKQIVEEEVENDKLSNLPSQQPQPCFPKLELLFVEECHKLKRFISFSRCNDLPNLVALIISRASKLEELIGCEQGNGGYEIGEKKVELPKLKYVMFRQLPKLCQLIESQIVRHCTVINCPKLSLTSTATFQEFKEEILKDDVSQISGIESWELRDIINSVIRGENSIEQAQAASGSELASSQKKDPMPKTSSTLGKTVSEDNQIQSESTAPESSKFVESEKRKQSDTTLKIVEAEIAPISSPNLIDSIEETKRANTGKDPALDKPAIPSSGSELRGPSPTSLTTPLHKVPLHKLVDQEQTSLQGVLEKQVTLGETISIEDIGKETVQEGNASNETRMKTLSTGVEGIGEGSNMMNKEGMIGVVSNDSIEVPTGACTNFAGMDDAQVAINNAQLKSCPYSGINLRQTETDIDIESADHPINIDDLCVSELASEHSSTKDNLVAKTVVDLEESLNMPLKDIARSEANCIRLLTALKFLSHLSLKDAALPDGLKTIIDSMHKELPSILCSFKQAFVTIEKFAVIGAHQNEAANNLVSKISKVKDFLDEAQQKEAVLKGEIIRLKKEMNDREADLSSLQEEKKKCIQESIGYKRDFGNVSKDISQMVEDQRKARQELFAVDYKWSALCSQFHHNRIVNRNHS
- the LOC130732926 gene encoding uncharacterized protein LOC130732926 isoform X3 — translated: MMDWLSCFASAFGKDLVCGAVDELCYPCCFNNFVEDLQHKENKLITTINSVDDRAKHAKKQAMKTAEVLDKWLEEANPLKEEVEGLLKEARTSKSSKCLCYCPNWLWRYRLGKKLANKKDDIEKCNDEGRKYIQLERVATLTSMPSFSGDKYLKFNSRKLAYQQLMEAVENDEVSMIGLYGMGGCGKTTLAMELMNTKQHMFDKVLFVTISNSNTLDIRTIQDKIASPLQYTFPENGEMERAQRLRTRLIQENKILLILDDVWQFLDFDTIGIPTSTTHKGCKVLITTRLEAVCTSMDCQRKISLSILKNDEAWVLFRKQACLSEVTSDTLKRLARLISDECKGLPVAIAAVASTLKGKSEVEWKVALDSLRNSKPVNVEKGLQNPYKCLQLSYDNLDTEEAKALFLLSSVYPEDYEISVEQLTRCAIGLGLGGEIHSYEGARNEVSATINKLISSCLLLDGQDHVKMHDLVRDVAHWIANDHYSPRYLWTENVPYELDFSNLEYLWLRTELEISGEIYKRMRKLRVLLLLNPTGRNPLSTMAFKSLTKLRYLFLSWWELSDFSFLGDMKELETLELFGCSFIELPNDVEVTQLKNLRLLALAECRIKKNNFEAIARLQLLEELYVGDWSSTWDHYNENVAELFNKCSVVQGLKRYVIQGNDIPYPIFEFEPLRYIPYQKILVLGYFHTSYAAAKVLAERAEYLTLKQIEGGAKNFMPDIIQLGGGGGGGGGSMNELKYVKIRNSKEIKYLIDTSNHLSEVGNLFPELLVLKIYDMDHLITLCHGHLPSSDPFQKLEELHLINCPEVTYLFTTVVARSLAELKTLWIEECHGLKHILVEDDTEDISPYDNSLVFSKLEFLRVYKCGKIEYIIPVTVAQGLVQLETLHILKNDALKYVFGRNSLGPQSGNELDIEIPALNFLWLEDLPQAISIFPDNCYPRLPSLQKFCLISCPEFATKSIRTCRKIENWYDHEEKKDLENLPQLTYICMSFKDPSKFKKLAFLNITGCEKVDVIFHARVSRCLCELKILVIRECKELKQIVEEEVENDKLSNLPSQQPQPCFPKLELLFVEECHKLKRFISFSRCNDLPNLVALIISRASKLEELIGCEQGNGGYEIGEKKVELPKLKYVMFRQLPKLCQLIESQIVRHCTVINCPKLSLTSTATFQEFKEEILKDDVSQISGIESWELRDIINSVIRGENSIEQAQAASGSELASSQINEESKKEFIEEVSSSEKKDPMPKTSSTLGKTVSEDNQIQSESTAPESSKFVESEKRKQSDTTLKIVEAEIAPISSPNLIDSIEETKRANTGKDPALDKPAIPSSGSELRGPSPTSLTTPLHKVPLHKLVDQEQTSLQGVLEKQVTLGETISIEDIGKETVQEGNASNETRMKTLSTGVEGIGEGSNMMNKEGACTNFAGMDDAQVAINNAQLKSCPYSGINLRQTETDIDIESADHPINIDDLCVSELASEHSSTKDNLVAKTVVDLEESLNMPLKDIARSEANCIRLLTALKFLSHLSLKDAALPDGLKTIIDSMHKELPSILCSFKQAFVTIEKFAVIGAHQNEAANNLVSKISKVKDFLDEAQQKEAVLKGEIIRLKKEMNDREADLSSLQEEKKKCIQESIGYKRDFGNVSKDISQMVEDQRKARQELFAVDYKWSALCSQFHHNRIVNRNHS
- the LOC130732926 gene encoding uncharacterized protein LOC130732926 isoform X7 — protein: MMDWLSCFASAFGKDLVCGAVDELCYPCCFNNFVEDLQHKENKLITTINSVDDRAKHAKKQAMKTAEVLDKWLEEANPLKEEVEGLLKEARTSKSSKCLCYCPNWLWRYRLGKKLANKKDDIEKCNDEGRKYIQLERVATLTSMPSFSGDKYLKFNSRKLAYQQLMEAVENDEVSMIGLYGMGGCGKTTLAMELMNTKQHMFDKVLFVTISNSNTLDIRTIQDKIASPLQYTFPENGEMERAQRLRTRLIQENKILLILDDVWQFLDFDTIGIPTSTTHKGCKVLITTRLEAVCTSMDCQRKISLSILKNDEAWVLFRKQACLSEVTSDTLKRLARLISDECKGLPVAIAAVASTLKGKSEVEWKVALDSLRNSKPVNVEKGLQNPYKCLQLSYDNLDTEEAKALFLLSSVYPEDYEISVEQLTRCAIGLGLGGEIHSYEGARNEVSATINKLISSCLLLDGQDHVKMHDLVRDVAHWIANDHYSPRYLWTENVPYELDFSNLEYLWLRTELEISGEIYKRMRKLRVLLLLNPTGRNPLSTMAFKSLTKLRYLFLSWWELSDFSFLGDMKELETLELFGCSFIELPNDVEVTQLKNLRLLALAECRIKKNNFEAIARLQLLEELYVGDWSSTWDHYNENVAELFNKCSVVQGLKRYVIQGNDIPYPIFEFEPLRYIPYQKILVLGYFHTSYAAAKVLAERAEYLTLKQIEGGAKNFMPDIIQLGGGGGGGGGSMNELKYVKIRNSKEIKYLIDTSNHLSEVGNLFPELLVLKIYDMDHLITLCHGHLPSSDPFQKLEELHLINCPEVTYLFTTVVARSLAELKTLWIEECHGLKHILVEDDTEDISPYDNSLVFSKLEFLRVYKCGKIEYIIPVTVAQGLVQLETLHILKNDALKYVFGRNSLGPQSGNELDIEIPALNFLWLEDLPQAISIFPDNCYPRLPSLQKFCLISCPEFATKSIRTCRKIENWYDHEEKKDLENLPQLTYICMSFKDPSKFKKLAFLNITGCEKVDVIFHARVSRCLCELKILVIRECKELKQIVEEEVENDKLSNLPSQQPQPCFPKLELLFVEECHKLKRFISFSRCNDLPNLVALIISRASKLEELIGCEQGNGGYEIGEKKVELPKLKYVMFRQLPKLCQLIESQIVRHCTVINCPKLSLTSTATFQEFKEEILKDDVSQISGIESWELRDIINSVIRGENSIEQAQAASGSELASSQINEESKKEFIEEVSSSEKKDPMPKTSSTLGKTVSEDNQIQSESTAPESSKFVESEKRKQSDTTLKIVEAEIAPISSPNLIDSIEETKRANTGKDPALDKPAIPSSGSELRGPSPTSLTTPLHKVPLHKLVDQEQTSLQGVLEKQVTLGETISIEDIGKETVQEGNASNETRMKTLSTGVEGIGEGSNMMNKEGACTNFAGMDDAQVAINNAQLKSCPYLPSILPPKIT
- the LOC130732926 gene encoding uncharacterized protein LOC130732926 isoform X6, translating into MMDWLSCFASAFGKDLVCGAVDELCYPCCFNNFVEDLQHKENKLITTINSVDDRAKHAKKQAMKTAEVLDKWLEEANPLKEEVEGLLKEARTSKSSKCLCYCPNWLWRYRLGKKLANKKDDIEKCNDEGRKYIQLERVATLTSMPSFSGDKYLKFNSRKLAYQQLMEAVENDEVSMIGLYGMGGCGKTTLAMELMNTKQHMFDKVLFVTISNSNTLDIRTIQDKIASPLQYTFPENGEMERAQRLRTRLIQENKILLILDDVWQFLDFDTIGIPTSTTHKGCKVLITTRLEAVCTSMDCQRKISLSILKNDEAWVLFRKQACLSEVTSDTLKRLARLISDECKGLPVAIAAVASTLKGKSEVEWKVALDSLRNSKPVNVEKGLQNPYKCLQLSYDNLDTEEAKALFLLSSVYPEDYEISVEQLTRCAIGLGLGGEIHSYEGARNEVSATINKLISSCLLLDGQDHVKMHDLVRDVAHWIANDHYSPRYLWTENVPYELDFSNLEYLWLRTELEISGEIYKRMRKLRVLLLLNPTGRNPLSTMAFKSLTKLRYLFLSWWELSDFSFLGDMKELETLELFGCSFIELPNDVEVTQLKNLRLLALAECRIKKNNFEAIARLQLLEELYVGDWSSTWDHYNENVAELFNKCSVVQGLKRYVIQGNDIPYPIFEFEPLRYIPYQKILVLGYFHTSYAAAKVLAERAEYLTLKQIEGGAKNFMPDIIQLGGGGGGGGGSMNELKYVKIRNSKEIKYLIDTSNHLSEVGNLFPELLVLKIYDMDHLITLCHGHLPSSDPFQKLEELHLINCPEVTYLFTTVVARSLAELKTLWIEECHGLKHILVEDDTEDISPYDNSLVFSKLEFLRVYKCGKIEYIIPVTVAQGLVQLETLHILKNDALKYVFGRNSLGPQSGNELDIEIPALNFLWLEDLPQAISIFPDNCYPRLPSLQKFCLISCPEFATKSIRTCRKIENWYDHEEKKDLENLPQLTYICMSFKDPSKFKKLAFLNITGCEKVDVIFHARVSRCLCELKILVIRECKELKQIVEEEVENDKLSNLPSQQPQPCFPKLELLFVEECHKLKRFISFSRCNDLPNLVALIISRASKLEELIGCEQGNGGYEIGEKKVELPKLKYVMFRQLPKLCQLIESQIVRHCTVINCPKLSLTSTATFQEFKEEILKDDVSQISGIESWELRDIINSVIRGENSIEQAQAASGSELASSQINEESKKEFIEEVSSSEKKDPMPKTSSTLGKTVSEDNQIQSESTAPESSKFVESEKRKQSDTTLKIVEAEIAPISSPNLIDSIEETKRANTGKDPALDKPAIPSSGSELRGPSPTSLTTPLHKVPLHKLVDQEQTSLQGVLEKQVTLGETISIEDIGKETVQEGNASNETRMKTLSTGVEGIGEGSNMMNKEGMIGVVSNDSIEVPTGACTNFAGMDDAQVAINNAQLKSCPYLPSILPPKIT
- the LOC130732926 gene encoding uncharacterized protein LOC130732926 isoform X5 — translated: MMDWLSCFASAFGKDLVCGAVDELCYPCCFNNFVEDLQHKENKLITTINSVDDRAKHAKKQAMKTAEVLDKWLEEANPLKEEVEGLLKEARTSKSSKCLCYCPNWLWRYRLGKKLANKKDDIEKCNDEGRKYIQLERVATLTSMPSFSGDKYLKFNSRKLAYQQLMEAVENDEVSMIGLYGMGGCGKTTLAMELMNTKQHMFDKVLFVTISNSNTLDIRTIQDKIASPLQYTFPENGEMERAQRLRTRLIQENKILLILDDVWQFLDFDTIGIPTSTTHKGCKVLITTRLEAVCTSMDCQRKISLSILKNDEAWVLFRKQACLSEVTSDTLKRLARLISDECKGLPVAIAAVASTLKGKSEVEWKVALDSLRNSKPVNVEKGLQNPYKCLQLSYDNLDTEEAKALFLLSSVYPEDYEISVEQLTRCAIGLGLGGEIHSYEGARNEVSATINKLISSCLLLDGQDHVKMHDLVRDVAHWIANDHYSPRYLWTENVPYELDFSNLEYLWLRTELEISGEIYKRMRKLRVLLLLNPTGRNPLSTMAFKSLTKLRYLFLSWWELSDFSFLGDMKELETLELFGCSFIELPNDVEVTQLKNLRLLALAECRIKKNNFEAIARLQLLEELYVGDWSSTWDHYNENVAELFNKCSVVQGLKRYVIQGNDIPYPIFEFEPLRYIPYQKILVLGYFHTSYAAAKVLAERAEYLTLKQIEGGAKNFMPDIIQLGGGGGGGGGSMNELKYVKIRNSKEIKYLIDTSNHLSEVGNLFPELLVLKIYDMDHLITLCHGHLPSSDPFQKLEELHLINCPEVTYLFTTVVARSLAELKTLWIEECHGLKHILVEDDTEDISPYDNSLVFSKLEFLRVYKCGKIEYIIPVTVAQGLVQLETLHILKNDALKYVFGRNSLGPQSGNELDIEIPALNFLWLEDLPQAISIFPDNCYPRLPSLQKFCLISCPEFATKSIRTCRKIENWYDHEEKKDLENLPQLTYICMSFKDPSKFKKLAFLNITGCEKVDVIFHARVSRCLCELKILVIRECKELKQIVEEEVENDKLSNLPSQQPQPCFPKLELLFVEECHKLKRFISFSRCNDLPNLVALIISRASKLEELIGCEQGNGGYEIGEKKVELPKLKYVMFRQLPKLCQLIESQIVRHCTVINCPKLSLTSTATFQEFKEEILKDDVSQISGIESWELRDIINSVIRGENSIEQAQAASGSELASSQINEESKKEFIEEVSSSEKKDPMPKTSSTLGKTVSEDNQIQSESTAPESSKFVESEKRKQSDTTLKIVEAEIAPISSPNLIDSIEETKRANTGKDPALDKPAIPSSGSELRGPSPTSLTTPLHKVPLHSIEDIGKETVQEGNASNETRMKTLSTGVEGIGEGSNMMNKEGMIGVVSNDSIEVPTGACTNFAGMDDAQVAINNAQLKSCPYSGINLRQTETDIDIESADHPINIDDLCVSELASEHSSTKDNLVAKTVVDLEESLNMPLKDIARSEANCIRLLTALKFLSHLSLKDAALPDGLKTIIDSMHKELPSILCSFKQAFVTIEKFAVIGAHQNEAANNLVSKISKVKDFLDEAQQKEAVLKGEIIRLKKEMNDREADLSSLQEEKKKCIQESIGYKRDFGNVSKDISQMVEDQRKARQELFAVDYKWSALCSQFHHNRIVNRNHS